Below is a genomic region from Triticum dicoccoides isolate Atlit2015 ecotype Zavitan chromosome 5A, WEW_v2.0, whole genome shotgun sequence.
TAAAACATAACCCTTCCACTGACAAGGACCGAGATGCACAAcgcctccatggcccgaaggccacAAAGACGGGGCAGAACGGCGGCGACGCCGACAGGAGGCGGGGGGAACCCTAGTTGTAGTTGTAATTAATCCATGAATTCATTTCTATTCTTATTTCTAGAAATGAAGAGAGAGTCTTTGCACAATTGGTTTCCAAGCATTTCTAATTCCCCCTTGTTGTGCCAGAGCCCAACGCTACCTCAACTGATGTTGATTGTTTTCCTAAACAAAACCAAAATTTGGTTAAAAAATTTAGTACTAGAAAGTTGTATCAAaacagcgacaattaatatggatcggcggAGTAGCAAATATTAAATGTTTCCAATAGTAATGCAatttttgagcttatttggactACATAGTTACAAAATATTGGTTGTTTTGCTAAACATATCCAAAATTGGGTATTTTTTAACTCATCAAGATATTTAGATAAACACTACATGTTTCTGGTAGTACAAATTCTTCAGCTTATTTGGACTAAAGGATTCGGAGGAGGCACGGGATACAATGGACTCGGGGTGGAACTACTTGAAGACGATAACTCCGGCGTTATTCGACCAATTTGGATGACGATCTAGCCACATGATTGGTGATGCATGAGCTTCAATTAACTTTTCTTAGGATTTGCACAATGCAATaaaaataactactccctccgtcattTGATGGAGAGGCTGATGGTATCCACTTCTCTAACTGAGATGCTGTTCAGCGCTCACCAACGGGGAACGCCAAACTTCTGGATGCCGTTCCGTTTCCTCTTGTCCTGTCCATCTCCTGTTTCATTTCCCAGTATGATGCGACAGAATTGATCTCTTTCATAGATGCGCTAGCTCCATGATTCACTAATTGCCAATTCCACACAGCAAGGCCAAGCAATATAACAAGTTAATTCGTGCGTCTCTTTCATGGTACTACCGATTTCCGTCGCTTGTGTACGCTACATGGATTCTCGATTTGTTTACCATATCTTGGAGAAATGCTTCTCTGTCATGCATCGGCCCTACACTTCCTCGGAAATCTGCAGCCGCACCCATGTATATTCACATGCATTTGGATTTTGCTCTTTCTTGTAAATTTATCTTGTTCCGCCCCTTTCACCTGACACAGTTTCTTATCTGCCTTGCCTCCCCTGTTTCTCCGCTTTTATTCCACactggctatgttgattttgttgcgATGTATGGATTCTTTGCCAATATACATGTGTAGCTGTGATTTTTTTTAATACCGTACAGGGGTAGATGCTCACAACACGTATGCACCTGGGCCAATGAAAGGACTTGAACCCGGATAGATTTGTTCCACCACTGAAATCTAACCATTTAAGTTGCACTTGGTTCACATGTCTTGCTGTGATTTGGGAGGACATTTTTGTACAAACACAAAAAGgtcctccctccgtctcataatgtaagatgttATTTGACATTAGAAATTGGCAAGTCTTCGGATATGATATGTATCTCCGACCTATTTAAGTCAAAATGAAACAAATTTGATGAGCACAGGAACACACTAAGACACGGTGATGCGCTATGAAACACAATGATATGTGCCTCCGACTTATTTATGTCTCATTTGTGTCGCTTGCACTTCATGGACTCTAGATTTGTTTACTAACTCCCTTCGTttcataatataaaagcgtttttgatattatactctccgtctcataatataagagtgtcTGTGACACTGCATAAAGTGTAAAAACGCTAACGCTGGgagggagggagtagtatatacctCGTTCAAAGTCCTATATAGCCAAGCTGGATTTTCCAATCTTTACACCTTCGATCGATGGAGCTAGCTCAAATGGCGGAAACCACACCCGTTCAGCTCGTCTGCTACAGTCTGCTCTGCGTCCTTGTCGTCACCATAGTcctcaagctcaagctcaagatcagACCAGACTCTGCCGGCcgtctgaacctgcctcccggcccaTGGGCGCTGCCGGTGATCGGCCACATGCACTTCCTGCTGGGCGCCCTGCCGCACCAGGCCATGCGCAGTCTCGCCCGGCGGCATGGGCCCGTCATGCTCCTCCGCCTGGGCCACGTCCCGACGCTGGTGCTCTCCTCCTCGGAGGCGGCAAGGGAGGTGATGAAGGTCCATGACGCCGCCTTCGCCAACCGGCCCGTGTACGCCACCGCGGACGTCCTCACCTACGGAGGGCAGAACATCTCCTTCGCACGCCTCGACAGCCGGCACTGGAAGACCGCCCGGAAGCTGTGCAGCGTGGAGCTGCTCAGCCCGAGGCGCGTCCGCTCCTTCCGCCCCAtccgggaggaggaggcggcgaggctCGTGCGGTCCGTCGTCGCTGATGCCGGCACCGCGGCCGCCGTCAACGTCAGCGAGAGGGTGAAGGTGATGATGAACGACGTCATCATGAGGGTCTCCGTCGGCGACCGGTGCCAGCAGCGGGAGCTGTACCTGGAGGAGCTGGACAGGGGGCTGGGCGTCTTGTCCGGGTTCAACCTGACCGACCTGTTCCCGACGTCGCGCCTGGCACGGGCGCTCGGCGGTAGGTCCCTGAGGACGGCATGGGAGGTGCGCGAGAGGATCCAGTCCATCTTGGACGCCATGGTCGAGGACCACAAGAGGGCGATGGAGAGCGAGGAAGCCACTGCCGCCGGCGCCGGCCATGAGAACGAGGACATCCTCACCACCCTGCTGCGGTTCCAGAGGGACGGTGGGATGGGCGGCATCGCCCTCACGAACGAGAATGTCAACGGCATCTTGTTCGTAAGTCACTCAGCACTCACTACCACCATTTCTGCCATGCATCCCCTTTCCTGCGCCAGCGCCACATCTGCGGAGTATGAAGTGTCTCAACTGTTTCTTTTACATCAGGACATTTTCTCCGCCGGGTCAGAGACGACGGCGACGACCACCGTCTGGGCCATGTCGGAGCTTATCAGGAACCCACGGACAATGGCCATCGCACAGTCTGAAGTGCGGCGAGTGCTCCAAGGCAAGACCAAGGTGGCCGAGGCGGACATCGACGGCCAGCTCCACTACCTCCAGATGGTAATCAAGGAGACCTTCAGGTTGCACCCTCCGGTGCCGTTGCTCCTCCCGAGGCTGTGCacggaacagaaaaaaatcatgggCTACGACGTGCCTCCGGGCACCACGGTGTTTGCAAACGTGTGGGCCGTCGGCAGGGACGAGAAGAGCTGGACCGACGCGAGCGAGTTCAAGCCCGAGAGGTTCGAGGTCGAGAAGGTGGACTACGGTGGTACCGACTTCAGGTTCCTCCCTGGTGGCGCCGGTCGAAGGATGTGCCCTGGTATGATGTTTGGTGTGTCCAACATGGAGATTGCTCTCGCGAGCCTTCTCTATCACTTCGATTGGAGGCTCCCCGATGGTGCGAGTCCGGAGAAGCTTGATATGACCGAGGCATATGGGATCACGGCGCGTCGGAAGACTAACCTCTTGTTGGAAGCTACTGTTTTTGTGCCTTAGTTTGTTGGTTTActaattgatgtgtgcatctttggCTGCAGAGATTGAGAGAGTGTACCTTTTTACTGTATATGTTGCATTGTACTTTGTCGAAATATGTTATTGTATATTATAATTTGTGTTAGCTCATTGAGTGTTATTTAGTAATTTTGTCGATCTCTATTTTATCCACAAGTACAACTACCACGTCCCATACGTGCAAATCGCATCCAAAGTTTATGTACGCATGGACTCTTTCGAGATACAATATGAAATGAAATAAACGCACCCCTTATAATTTGTCATGCATTCTGTATTAGTTTATGCTGAGCCCGGTCAGCCATTTTGCATGATTTGATTATAATAAAGCGGACTTCTGGTTAATCCCTTTGATCTCAACCATTGCATCAATCAATGGTCACGTCCTATGACTCAAGTATTCAAAACTGAAATATGGGGCCTCTTTGATTTGAAGGATGCTAAAAGCATAAGGACAGAAAATACATAGGATTCAGATCACATGCCATGTTGAATTCCGGAGGAACTGAAATCGCAAAAAAAAAAAGTGTGCTAGGAATTTTGGTTGCACCACATGAGATATGTTCGACGGAAATTTTCCTTACATGCAGCATAGACCATAAGCCAAGTTTCTATAGTTTACAATCTTACTAAAATGAACATTAAAGTTCACAGAATCTCCTGGAATTACTACAGAATTTATTTGAACAGAAGAAACCCAGATATATATCTCAGATAATCAAATAATTTTTGGCAGGCCTGATAATCAAATTGTCGCTACATGGTCAACAGGGTGGCTAATACATTTGGTTGGATATGAATCAAAGCCATTCTTGACCATAGTGGTGTTTTCTCAGTGCTAGAAGAAAACAGATTGAGATTGGTATCTTGGCGATTGGGATGGGCACACAACGATGATAAAAATATTTATGTTACATCCAAGGACTATAGGTGGAGATTAAAGCAATGATTGACttcatctagtagtagtagtaaagAATTTGCAAGTACATCTGGATGTTAGTGTTATACGTATTTCTTATTGTTTTGATTGTTTGACTTATGTACGCGGCCACCTAGGCTCGCCTCTTCCTATGCTGGCCGTTACGCGTGCAGGGCGCTTGATGAAATGCCCGCTCGGGACGTTTGTCTCGTGGGCCAACAGGATGATGCGGGGCAGACATTGGTTAGCATTATGGGCTACGAAGCACCGATACGGCCACACCGATACGGCGATACGAGTACGGCGATACGGGATACGGCAATTTTCAGAAACATCAATACGGCGATACGGTAAGTATataaaataattaataaaataaaTGTAATAAAGACAAACATATAATAGAAGGTGCGAGATGAGATCAAAATACTGCCCATTGGGGAGCCGGGTCCCTGTGAATGTGGAAAGCTTCTTGTTTTATAAGATGAGGGAGCTTCCCCCAGTTCCATTGCATTGCAAGAATGAAACCAGACATACACACATGCCAAGCATGTTCAAGAACGTGGAAAGCTTGCTCTCGGCTGTAGCTGCTTGGGTATGGAGCCATCAATCAAGATGAGCAGGGGTTTGGGTTTGAAGCTGGAACGAGACCATCAATCAATATGAGGACATTTTAATGAAATCCAGGAAGGTACAGAGAAATCCATCCTATAGCTGGGTACAGAGTGGCAACTGGCTACAAGCTTTTCTTGTCAGGGCTCGGGGGTGGTTAGCTGATGGTGCACTTATATGCTGGTAATGTAATCTTTCAAAATACTACGTATATTACAAGTTCAACCTACCTGAAAAATATTGTCACTGTAATAGCTAAAGAATACGATAAGGAGTGCAAAGGCTTTTAGAAGCTCTAGTGGCTGCGCTGTATGACCTGACAATAATCCTGTTAAGATGACTTAATATTGATTGGCGCTACCGGTCTACCTATCAACGAAAGAGAAGGTAAGCAATTCTTAGACAAATTGTCTCTCTACATAAATAACTTTGGGCACTTCTGAACTTCTGTTCAACTGTCTCCGTCGGTACAGTCATTAGCATACTCGATATATTTTCTGCATAGTGAAATAGCGTTTGCTAGTCCCTCAACTTTGAGTAGTAAATCAGGATAAGCAATTCTTAGACAACTTGTCTCTCTATATAAATAACTTTGGACACTTCTGAACTTTTGTTCAACTGTCTCCGTCCATACAGTCATTGGCATACTGACTATATTCCCTGCACAGGAAATACTTTTTGCTAGTTCCTCAACTTTGAGTAGTAGATCAGGATAAGCAAGAATATAATCTTGATTTGCTAATAGAACAACATTGTAATCCGTAACAAATATCATGTCCAGAGATGGTAGTACATATGAGGTAGAGGCTGAGATGTTAATCTGTATCTGGGCAACCTGCTTTAGATAGAAAATAAGTTATGTACCAGTAAACTGTTTTCATCTATCCACATCATAAATTTGTTACTGTTGAACCCCTATTGGCTGACCACATTCATCCAATGAATTTATGTCTAGTAAGTTTGAACCTCTGGCAGCCTAGTTGGCTTCAGACAAGCGGTCTGTGTCCAAATATGGTATGCCACAGTTTCTGAATCTATCTCAGCTGGAAAGAGTATATAAGTAGAAAGGGAATAGACAAAAAAAAAGGGATCAGTTAGCCAGGGCACGCATATCTATCTCAGCTTAATGTGAAGATTGCATAGGGTTTATATATACTAGTACCAAACAAACTAGCAGTTATGTATTCCCCTGAATTTCACAAGTTAACATACAGAAAAAGCAACCAGGAACATACAATTAGAGTCTAATGGGGTGTAAGCGCTGCAGTTTCTTCACTCACAATTATCTGATGAAGATCATTTCACCGGCAAGACTAGCCCACCATATTGTGGCACTCTTCATCAGGAGATGTCTTCTAAAGACCCAAGCTACCGTTATGATATTATGTTAAGTTATACCTCAAATTTTAGAGGTTGTCCTGTCCCGCAACTGCATCTCTAGCGCGACAACTTGTTCCTTGAGACGAGTGATTATTGTTTCCAACTCAACCTTTTCTGCTTCTCGAGCTTCAGACGCCTCTCTAATCATTTCCGGTGTC
It encodes:
- the LOC119298038 gene encoding zealexin A1 synthase-like, giving the protein MAETTPVQLVCYSLLCVLVVTIVLKLKLKIRPDSAGRLNLPPGPWALPVIGHMHFLLGALPHQAMRSLARRHGPVMLLRLGHVPTLVLSSSEAAREVMKVHDAAFANRPVYATADVLTYGGQNISFARLDSRHWKTARKLCSVELLSPRRVRSFRPIREEEAARLVRSVVADAGTAAAVNVSERVKVMMNDVIMRVSVGDRCQQRELYLEELDRGLGVLSGFNLTDLFPTSRLARALGGRSLRTAWEVRERIQSILDAMVEDHKRAMESEEATAAGAGHENEDILTTLLRFQRDGGMGGIALTNENVNGILFDIFSAGSETTATTTVWAMSELIRNPRTMAIAQSEVRRVLQGKTKVAEADIDGQLHYLQMVIKETFRLHPPVPLLLPRLCTEQKKIMGYDVPPGTTVFANVWAVGRDEKSWTDASEFKPERFEVEKVDYGGTDFRFLPGGAGRRMCPGMMFGVSNMEIALASLLYHFDWRLPDGASPEKLDMTEAYGITARRKTNLLLEATVFVP